The following are encoded in a window of Candidatus Zixiibacteriota bacterium genomic DNA:
- a CDS encoding fibronectin type III domain-containing protein: MPMKTSTLLALLLLLLTTSAFGIIVDEDTTDSISAPVSMVTEEAVRPQPALNVIGKDTPNDNGGSIQVSWDLSPDDAKGMVARYDVERKPVGAPDSQYEVIGDATAGGTSITDNYPESGKSYVYRVAAVNFAPTVAGGKVEVTSFSAESAPAKASAQWFNTNRTVVLIFAIVLGFLILWYIAQAKAGKELFIRRIAGLEAVDEAVGRATEMGKKIFYIPGTQDMENIQTIAGVTILGRVAKLAAEYETQLDVPVSRSLVMVTAREIVKEAYLNAGRPDAFNEDMVHYLTDDQFGYAAAIDGMVVREKPATMFYMGAFYAESLILAETGNSIGAIQIAGTAMPAQLPFFVAACDYTLIGEELFAASAYLSKEPKLLGSLKGQDVGKGLILVVILIGVIIQTLGVYDVQSLLNIVAE; the protein is encoded by the coding sequence ATGCCTATGAAAACTTCGACACTACTCGCGTTGCTTCTATTGTTGCTCACAACTTCTGCCTTCGGGATTATTGTTGATGAGGATACTACGGATAGCATCAGCGCACCCGTTTCGATGGTGACTGAGGAGGCTGTCCGTCCCCAGCCGGCTCTCAACGTCATTGGCAAGGATACCCCGAACGACAATGGCGGATCGATTCAGGTGAGTTGGGATCTTTCGCCGGATGATGCCAAAGGGATGGTCGCTCGTTACGACGTCGAGCGGAAGCCCGTTGGAGCTCCTGATTCTCAATACGAGGTCATCGGTGATGCCACCGCCGGAGGAACATCAATCACCGACAATTATCCCGAGAGCGGTAAGAGTTATGTTTACAGAGTAGCTGCGGTTAATTTTGCGCCAACTGTCGCCGGCGGGAAGGTTGAAGTCACTTCGTTCTCCGCTGAGTCTGCTCCTGCCAAAGCTTCGGCACAATGGTTCAATACCAATCGAACGGTCGTTTTGATTTTTGCGATTGTGTTGGGATTCTTGATTCTGTGGTATATCGCTCAGGCCAAAGCCGGCAAAGAGTTGTTTATCCGCAGGATTGCGGGGCTGGAGGCTGTCGATGAAGCGGTTGGACGCGCCACTGAGATGGGTAAGAAAATTTTCTACATTCCAGGCACACAGGACATGGAGAATATCCAGACGATCGCCGGTGTGACGATTCTTGGCCGCGTGGCGAAACTCGCAGCCGAGTATGAGACCCAACTCGATGTGCCTGTTTCGAGATCGCTGGTTATGGTGACCGCTCGTGAGATTGTCAAAGAAGCGTATTTGAATGCGGGGCGCCCGGACGCGTTCAACGAAGATATGGTTCATTATCTCACCGACGATCAATTCGGTTATGCCGCTGCTATCGACGGCATGGTGGTCAGAGAGAAACCGGCGACGATGTTCTACATGGGCGCGTTCTATGCCGAGTCTCTGATTCTTGCCGAGACAGGTAATTCTATTGGCGCAATTCAAATTGCCGGAACGGCGATGCCTGCGCAGTTGCCGTTCTTCGTCGCCGCCTGTGACTACACATTGATCGGCGAGGAGCTGTTCGCGGCGTCGGCATATCTATCGAAAGAGCCGAAACTTCTCGGGTCGCTTAAAGGTCAGGATGTTGGCAAAGGTTTGATTCTGGTTGTGATTTTGATCGGCGTGATAATCCAGACACTCGGTGTCTATGACGTCCAGAGTCTTCTCAATATTGTGGCGGAATAG
- a CDS encoding fibronectin type III domain-containing protein: protein MHRKNKTIIVLGIVAFVAFACPNLLAQDMPDSAAVDLTLDSIAVLDDVQVATGPAPARLDIVRDAEGDQGSSVTLTWHLSPDDGSGADNVTGYEIFRAESPEGEFESVGTASKGMSQFEDATTTDGVTYYYYVAAFSDAGSTPSEISAGVRSSPQWFNSKDANTLVIGLIICLSVIYFIFHAQKGKKFFLRKIAGLEAVDEAIGRATEMGRPILFIPGIMDMDDVQTVAGITILGRIARTIADYDTKLNMPVSRSIVMTTARETIKQAYVAAGRPDAFSDDMVHYLTDEQFGYVAAVDGIMVREKPATCFYLGAFYAESLIMAETGNSIGAIQIAGTAMPAQLPFFVAACDYTLIGEELFAASAYLSGEPKQLGSLKGQDVGKIIAMVVILILCGLFTLAAITGSADILELGNTLQGWFSAS, encoded by the coding sequence ATGCATCGTAAGAATAAAACAATCATAGTTTTGGGCATTGTCGCATTTGTGGCATTCGCTTGTCCCAACCTTTTAGCCCAGGATATGCCCGACAGTGCGGCTGTCGATTTGACGCTCGACTCAATAGCAGTCCTTGATGATGTGCAGGTTGCTACTGGTCCGGCGCCGGCGAGACTCGACATCGTGCGTGATGCCGAGGGGGATCAGGGCAGCTCCGTCACTCTGACATGGCATCTATCACCCGATGACGGATCCGGGGCAGACAACGTCACTGGTTATGAGATATTCCGAGCCGAATCTCCCGAAGGTGAGTTCGAATCCGTCGGCACTGCCTCGAAAGGGATGTCGCAGTTTGAAGATGCGACAACCACTGACGGAGTTACATATTACTACTATGTAGCAGCATTCTCTGACGCGGGATCGACGCCCTCCGAAATATCTGCGGGCGTGCGGTCATCACCGCAGTGGTTCAATTCCAAAGATGCTAACACGCTTGTAATCGGCTTAATCATTTGCCTCTCCGTCATCTATTTCATCTTCCATGCGCAGAAAGGGAAGAAATTCTTTTTGCGGAAAATTGCCGGCCTTGAGGCTGTCGATGAGGCAATTGGTCGCGCAACAGAAATGGGTCGCCCGATTCTCTTCATCCCCGGCATTATGGATATGGATGATGTCCAGACTGTTGCAGGGATCACTATACTGGGACGCATTGCGCGTACAATAGCAGATTACGACACTAAATTGAATATGCCCGTCTCGCGTTCAATCGTTATGACTACCGCACGCGAAACAATCAAGCAAGCGTATGTCGCTGCCGGTCGACCCGATGCATTCTCCGATGACATGGTTCACTATCTCACCGACGAGCAGTTCGGATATGTAGCTGCGGTCGACGGGATCATGGTTCGTGAAAAGCCGGCGACATGTTTCTATCTCGGAGCATTCTATGCCGAGTCTCTTATCATGGCAGAAACGGGTAATTCGATTGGAGCGATTCAGATAGCAGGAACGGCTATGCCGGCGCAGCTGCCGTTCTTTGTTGCTGCGTGTGATTATACGCTTATCGGAGAGGAACTATTCGCAGCGTCAGCTTATCTTTCAGGTGAACCGAAGCAGCTCGGATCACTCAAGGGGCAGGATGTCGGCAAGATCATCGCCATGGTTGTGATTTTGATTCTGTGTGGACTTTTCACCTTGGCGGCGATAACCGGTTCGGCGGACATTCTTGAACTCGGAAACACTCTTCAGGGCTGGTTCTCAGCAAGTTAG
- a CDS encoding glutamate mutase L translates to MKDMKPEDIKVILATDCGSTTTKAILIELRDGEYRLIVRGEAPTTVEAPFEDVTMGVLNAVQEVAELSGRTLLDENDRIITPRNDNGTKTGTDIYISTSSAGGGLQMMVAGVVRSMTAESAERAALGAGAIVMDVIASNDKRLPHEQIERIRHLRPDMILLSGGIDGGTTTHVVEIAELIGAADPKPRLGSGYLLPVIYAGNKEARDAITKTLGKKVDLGIVDNLRPVLERENLLPAREKIHDLFMEHVMAQAPGYKKLMTWTDAPIMPTPGAVGAIIKTIADIEGIEALGVDIGGATTDVFSVFQGVFNRTVSANLGMSYSVSNVFKEATLPNVMRWVPFHMDERDLRNRVKNKMIRPTTIPQSMEELIFEQAIAREALRLAFVQHKSFATVLKGVQQQRTIADAFAQSSSGSTLVNMMSLNMLIGSGGVLSHAPRRQQAALMMVDAFQPEGITRLAVDSIFMMPQLGVLSVVHKHAATEVFEKDCLIHLGTCIAPVGDHKGTKALLKYRFELPGGKTEEGELNAGDLKLIKLGFDEETGLAYKAKAVLQPERSQDVGAGKGHDVETTVSGGVVGIILDGRGRPFTPPEEDRMRVEKLKEWITELNIYPNEAIERG, encoded by the coding sequence ATGAAGGATATGAAACCTGAAGATATCAAGGTCATTCTCGCTACTGACTGCGGCTCGACTACTACCAAGGCAATCTTGATCGAACTCCGGGACGGAGAATACCGACTGATAGTCAGAGGCGAAGCTCCAACCACCGTTGAGGCTCCGTTCGAAGATGTTACAATGGGAGTACTGAATGCGGTGCAGGAAGTCGCCGAACTCTCCGGACGAACACTCCTCGATGAGAATGACAGGATCATAACCCCACGGAATGATAACGGCACAAAAACCGGAACTGACATATACATCTCGACTTCATCTGCCGGTGGCGGTTTGCAGATGATGGTTGCCGGCGTTGTTCGTTCGATGACGGCCGAGTCCGCCGAACGAGCCGCACTCGGTGCCGGTGCGATTGTGATGGACGTGATCGCCTCCAACGACAAGAGACTTCCGCATGAGCAAATCGAGCGTATCAGACACCTTCGCCCCGACATGATCCTCCTTTCCGGTGGCATCGATGGCGGAACGACAACTCACGTCGTGGAAATAGCTGAGTTGATCGGCGCTGCCGATCCGAAGCCGAGACTCGGTTCCGGCTATCTGCTTCCGGTCATATACGCTGGCAATAAGGAAGCGAGAGATGCGATCACCAAGACGCTGGGAAAGAAAGTCGATCTCGGCATTGTTGACAATCTCCGCCCTGTACTTGAGAGAGAGAATCTGCTTCCGGCGCGCGAGAAGATTCATGATCTTTTCATGGAACACGTGATGGCTCAAGCACCCGGTTACAAGAAGCTGATGACCTGGACAGATGCTCCTATTATGCCGACCCCGGGAGCTGTTGGAGCGATTATCAAAACCATCGCTGATATCGAAGGCATCGAGGCTTTGGGCGTTGATATCGGCGGAGCGACCACCGACGTCTTCTCGGTATTCCAGGGAGTATTCAATCGGACAGTCTCCGCTAACCTTGGTATGAGCTATTCGGTATCAAACGTATTCAAGGAAGCGACGCTGCCGAATGTCATGCGCTGGGTGCCGTTCCACATGGATGAGCGCGACCTGCGCAACAGGGTGAAGAACAAAATGATCCGTCCGACCACGATTCCACAGTCGATGGAGGAGCTGATTTTTGAGCAGGCCATTGCACGGGAAGCACTGAGGCTTGCATTCGTGCAGCACAAGAGTTTCGCGACTGTGCTCAAAGGCGTCCAGCAGCAGCGTACTATCGCCGATGCCTTCGCTCAGAGTTCATCGGGTTCGACTCTTGTCAACATGATGTCGCTGAACATGCTCATCGGCTCGGGTGGAGTTCTTTCGCATGCTCCCAGACGGCAACAGGCGGCCTTGATGATGGTCGACGCATTTCAGCCGGAAGGTATCACGCGACTCGCAGTCGATTCGATCTTCATGATGCCGCAGCTCGGCGTGCTATCTGTAGTGCACAAACATGCCGCAACTGAGGTGTTCGAGAAAGATTGTCTTATCCATCTTGGGACATGCATCGCTCCGGTCGGCGATCACAAAGGCACAAAGGCCCTCTTGAAATATCGCTTCGAATTGCCGGGTGGCAAGACGGAAGAGGGTGAACTGAACGCCGGCGATCTGAAACTCATCAAGCTCGGCTTTGACGAGGAAACGGGCCTGGCATATAAGGCTAAGGCTGTCCTTCAACCCGAACGGTCCCAGGATGTTGGGGCGGGTAAAGGACACGATGTCGAAACCACTGTCTCGGGTGGAGTGGTCGGGATAATCCTCGATGGCAGAGGTCGGCCATTCACCCCGCCGGAAGAAGACAGGATGAGAGTCGAAAAGCTCAAAGAATGGATCACGGAGTTGAATATATACCCCAATGAGGCAATTGAGCGCGGTTAG
- a CDS encoding sodium:solute symporter family protein, with protein sequence MTAIDYAIVVAYLVGLVAAGLIHRARRDESAASFIIGGRTLTLPAFVASLVSTWYGGILGVGEYSYLYGLSTWLVFGLPYYIAALIFAIFLARKARESEALTIPDRLEKTYDKRAAGIGSVILFIMTVPAAYVLMIGILAEVLFGWPLWVGIVAGTLFSLIYVHFGGFRSVVRTDILQFGLMFIGFAVLLIVAVTEFGGLGYLRSHAPADHFTWNGGNSGWYVAVWYVIAMATLIEPSFYQRCFAVRKVSTARNGILISIGCWAVFDFMTTSCGIYARAAIPQLENPMSSFPELASLILPAGLLGVFMVALLATVMSTIDSYSFIAASTFGRDIVWRFFGVPDGRITYWTRWGLLLSTVLSVAAALFFDSIIDIWHHFGSVGTPALLVPLFTSYVGKRRMSPEWTAVSMICSGLLSLVWLLSKSLMVSGEYWFGLEPIFPGLVLSLLVFMFRARSIE encoded by the coding sequence TTGACGGCAATCGATTATGCAATTGTAGTTGCCTATCTTGTCGGGCTGGTCGCCGCAGGACTCATCCACCGAGCACGCAGGGATGAGAGCGCGGCGTCGTTCATAATCGGCGGGCGTACTCTGACTCTACCGGCATTCGTTGCTTCTCTTGTCTCGACATGGTATGGCGGAATTCTCGGTGTTGGAGAGTATTCATACCTGTACGGCCTGTCGACCTGGCTGGTGTTTGGCTTGCCGTACTATATTGCGGCGCTGATATTTGCAATCTTCCTTGCGAGGAAAGCGCGCGAATCCGAAGCACTGACCATTCCCGACAGACTTGAGAAGACATATGACAAGAGAGCCGCCGGAATCGGTTCGGTAATCCTCTTCATCATGACCGTACCGGCGGCATATGTACTCATGATTGGCATACTGGCAGAGGTTCTGTTCGGTTGGCCACTCTGGGTCGGCATCGTTGCGGGGACACTCTTCTCATTAATATATGTCCATTTTGGAGGATTTCGCTCGGTCGTGCGAACCGACATATTGCAATTTGGGCTGATGTTTATCGGATTTGCGGTCTTGCTGATAGTAGCGGTCACTGAATTCGGTGGCCTCGGATATCTGCGGAGCCATGCACCGGCAGATCACTTCACATGGAACGGCGGGAACAGCGGGTGGTATGTCGCTGTCTGGTATGTGATTGCGATGGCCACTCTCATAGAGCCGTCGTTCTACCAGCGCTGCTTTGCGGTTCGTAAGGTCTCCACAGCTCGCAATGGTATTCTGATTTCGATAGGATGCTGGGCGGTTTTCGATTTCATGACCACATCCTGCGGTATCTATGCCAGAGCAGCCATTCCGCAGCTCGAGAACCCAATGTCTTCGTTCCCGGAGTTGGCGTCACTGATTCTTCCGGCAGGCCTGTTGGGAGTTTTCATGGTCGCTCTCCTTGCGACCGTGATGTCGACTATAGATTCGTACTCGTTCATAGCAGCATCGACATTCGGAAGAGATATCGTATGGCGATTCTTCGGAGTACCTGATGGGAGAATCACCTACTGGACCAGATGGGGATTGCTTCTTTCGACTGTGCTATCAGTGGCAGCGGCGCTGTTCTTCGACTCCATAATTGATATCTGGCATCATTTCGGATCGGTCGGCACTCCGGCGCTGCTTGTTCCGCTGTTCACATCTTATGTGGGAAAGCGAAGGATGTCGCCTGAATGGACTGCAGTATCCATGATTTGCTCGGGGCTATTGTCGCTGGTGTGGCTTCTCTCCAAAAGCCTGATGGTATCCGGCGAGTACTGGTTCGGCTTGGAACCGATTTTCCCGGGGCTGGTGCTGTCTTTGCTTGTTTTCATGTTCAGAGCCCGATCTATTGAGTGA